CAACACATTGCCCGTCGTCCTTCAACAGCTGGCAGCGCAGTAAGTCACAGAGCTGGCCTTGTTCCGGACAGGTTCTTCGGGAATATTCCGTCTTCAGCATCTGTGCCAACGAGGCTTACGGACTCAGCGCTTGACGTTCGCACGAGGTCGAGTGAGACCTGCATCCGTCGGTCATGCCCTGTTGCCGGAGAGGGAGCGGGGTGGCAACTGCCGCACAGGGAGACGCCACCGTCACCCGTTCCCAACGTACGCAGGTATCAGTAGTCTCCCGAACGCTCGACACCGTCCGACCCGCTCAACAACCGGGTGCTGATGCACTTCCCGCAGTTCTATTGATCCCTGCATACGTTGGGGACAGGTGATTGGGGTGTACCCCCGCGATGGCAGCCAACCGCCCCCCTTACTCTCTGTATGCAAGGTGTCCCGAATTTACGCAGGGATCAATAGCGCCGGCGTTATTTTTCAAATTTTGCGATGGTTGACACGCATCCACATATGCGTCTTCGATTCCCGGTACGAGGAGCGGCGCGTGGAATTGTCAGGGGCGGTTGAGCAGATCACTCACCTTGACAAAGGTGAAGCCTCTGGTTTTCAGACCAGCGATGATGGCCGGAAGGGCTAGTGCGGTTGCCGGCGCCTTCCCTCCATGACTGTGCATCACGATAATGCTGCCGTCTTGCGTCTCTTTCAGCACCTTCTGGATAATGACCTTCGGATCAGGCTGTCCCGCATCTCCGCTGATCACGTCCCAGTCCACCGGGATCAGCCCAAGGCTCCGAACAAGCGTCAGATCCCGCGCGTTCTCGCAGCCGCCCGGGAAGCGGAAGTAGCGGGGCGTCACGCCCGTCACCCGCGCAATCACCGACTGCGCGTGCTCGATGTCTGTTACCTTCTGCGCCTGGGGAATGCTCGCTAAGCCGTAACAGGGTTGCTCAAACCCCGGATGGTCGTAGCTGTGGTCTTCCACCTCGAACAGCGGGTCTTGCGCAATCTCCCGGGCAGGTTCGGGATACTCTTCAACCCACATGCCGGTGAAGAAGAACGTGGCGGGGGTGTGCGTGGCCTGCAGAATCTGACGCACCGCCACATTGTCGTAACTCTTCACCTTGCCCTTCTGGAGGGCTTTTTCCATGCCGGGGGTCATGTCGGCGTCGAAGGTCAGGGCCACTCGCCGGGTGCTGCGGGGTCCGTGTGTCAACAGCGTGGCCAGAGGTTCGGAGGTTGCGGCAGCAAGCGTCAGCAGAAGCAGAAAGCAGGTTGGGAACGCAGCGGCAAGGCGAGGCATGTCCTCATCCTGCTTGACCTTGGTATAGCGGCGGTGCAGGCTTGCTCCTGCTGGTGTGAGCCGATAGCTCAGTACGAGGTTGCCCCAGCGAATCGAACCTGCTTTGCCTATCCTGTTGTCATGCTGCCGCGCATGCGCCCGTCCTCTCACTATCCTGTCGTCTTGATCCCCCCTCGCCTGCAGGCAGCGCTTGAAGCGGTACCGGAACTCCCAACCTTTGGCCTCGGCGCTCCACAAGCGGCTTCGTTTCCTGCCGACCTTCCAGCGGGCAAGAGTTTCGTTG
This portion of the Deinococcus ruber genome encodes:
- a CDS encoding polysaccharide deacetylase family protein, with the protein product MRGRAHARQHDNRIGKAGSIRWGNLVLSYRLTPAGASLHRRYTKVKQDEDMPRLAAAFPTCFLLLLTLAAATSEPLATLLTHGPRSTRRVALTFDADMTPGMEKALQKGKVKSYDNVAVRQILQATHTPATFFFTGMWVEEYPEPAREIAQDPLFEVEDHSYDHPGFEQPCYGLASIPQAQKVTDIEHAQSVIARVTGVTPRYFRFPGGCENARDLTLVRSLGLIPVDWDVISGDAGQPDPKVIIQKVLKETQDGSIIVMHSHGGKAPATALALPAIIAGLKTRGFTFVKVSDLLNRP